Part of the Brassica oleracea var. oleracea cultivar TO1000 chromosome C8, BOL, whole genome shotgun sequence genome is shown below.
CATCATATATTCTTTATTTTTTATGGTAAAGTTTCCAACACATTTTTCCACCATATACTTGATTCAACTGGCAGACCATTTTTCAAAATGAAAAAACAAAGGCTATGACCCGCTACTGGTTAAGATCCGCAAGCGATTCCTCAGCTGGACAAACAAAGCATTTTCATTTGCAGGAAGATTGCAGTTGATCATCACAGTGATTGGAAGCATCACCAATTTTTGGTGCTCTGCATTTTGCTTACCTCAAGGAAGTATAGATGAGATTGAGAGTATGTGCTCAGCTTTTTTATGGAGTGGGTCACCAAATGTTACTACGAAAGCTAAAATTTCATGGGACGAAGTCTGTAAATCAAAGAAAGAAGGAGGCCTGAGAGTTCGTAGAATCAAGGATGTCTTTATAGTCTTTGCGCTTAAAATGATTTGGAGACTATTTACGGAAGCTGGTTCGATTTGGACTACGTGGGTGAAGCAGTATTTACTTCGTGAGGAGTCCTTCTGGGATGTTATAGAAGGCCATTCAGGCTCCTGGGTCTGGAAAAAGTTGCTCCAGCTTCATTCTCTTGCAAAACGGTTCATTCGTATGGAGGTTCACAATGGGAAATTAGTGCGGTCCTGGTCTGATGTTTGGCACCCTATCGGGAGATTGATTGAGGTTGTTGGTGACCAAGGTCGGCTGAAGCTCGGTATTGCTAGAACGGCTTGTATTGCTGATGTACTTCTGGGAAATGATTGGAGGTTTAGAAACACAAGGGACAAGAATGTTCAAAATATGATCCAACAAGTGAGAGATTTCCGGTTGGTGCTTGAGGAGAGCGTTGAGGATTCAGTTCTTTGGAAATCCAATGATAAAACCTATGGGAAAGTATTCTCTGTTTCATCCACCTTGGAAATGGTTCGGGTGCGTCGAGAACATGTCCCTTGGCACAGGCTGCTGTGGTTTGCGCAAGGGATTCCACGATTCGCATTCATTGTTTGGCTAGCGATTAGAGACCGGCTCTCTACTGGAGTTAAAATGCGTGCATGGGATCAGGTCCAAGGCCGTCTGTTCTGTGGTGAGCAGGAAGAGACCAGAGACCACCTATATTTCGTGTGCCCTTACACCTATACCCTCTGGTTGGAGGTGATCGGTACCCTTCTGCAGCCTGCTCCAACCCCATATTGGGAGGAGAATGTAAACGCTATTATGGCAGGTTCACATGATCGAGACTCTCTTTCCAGGTATCGATCTATTATATATGGCGAAAAAGAAATGATAGAAGACACAGCCGGCCTCCTCAACAGGTGGGTCAGCTTGCAAAGATCATTGATAAAACCGTAAGACATAGAATTTTATCCACAGGTTATATTCGGAAACCAAAGCTGCAAGGTTTACTCTAACACTAGTTTGGTGCTCACATGGATCATAGATAGGCTGTAGGAGATTTATTCTTACCATTCTTTGTTGTAAATAATTTTTCTTCTTTTCTAGCTGATCAATAAATTTAACATTACAACAAAAAAAAAATGAAAAACAAATTGATTGCCTGAAAATGCTAATCAAGATTATATTCATGATGAAGTGATATATATGTCAGCATCATTTTCATATTTAAGCTTATAATCTGGTATATTCCTCCATATGAATTTCACCGGTTACAGCCTAGTCAGTTGTCATTTCATGATTTTCTCAAATTTTTTATAGAAATAAAGTTAGGTGAATGGATTTATTAGTAATTTTTGAAAGAAACTTCTGGCTGATGTTGCATATATATCCGAAACGCTATCATTAAAAGAAGGTGACCTAATAATTACCTAACAGGAAAGTCTTTTTGTAATAATCCTAAATTTCCATGAACTTCTTCCACATCTCTACTCTATTTTGTAATTTTCTTTTGCATCTATCAGATAAATTGATAATGCGCAGCCATGTATGCGTTGCGATTATACGCACTAGCCAGTGACGTCATGATACATCTTACCTATCTTTCATTAAACGAAATATGATTATATACACAATTTGCACATAGATTATTGAGTTTAATATAGAAGTATTAGACGCAACGACTTGGAAAGTTTGATCCCAAAAGCAAAGGATAATTGCGAATGTTATTTATCACCTGTCTCCCGTGACCGGGCGGGGAGCGCTTGATCTTCACGCCACTAATTTTGGAGCCAGAACTAAGATAAGGGTTGTTCAGAGGTTGCGAGATGATATAGTGTATGTGAGACTCAAAACATGAAGTCAGATAAAGGTACGGAGAACTAGGGCTGAACATTTTATCCGTTGATTCGATTTGTTATTCGTTTCGATTCGATCCAAAAAATCGGATATCCGTAAATTTTTGAAGCAAAACAAATAGTAAAAATCAATATCCGTTAAAATCGAAGCAAATCACAAATACTAAAATTTCGAGAAACGTATATCCAATCCGATCTGTCAGATATGTAGCTACACGTATATTTTGATTATATTTAGAGTTTTAAATGTATAAGTTTATATAATTATCACTCTAACATATGATTTTATAAATTATATTCATATTTTTACTTATAAGAGTTATTACATCAAAAAAAAAAATTCTTATGACAATTATATATTTTTCTTAAATTTTGTCTTATTATTATTAACTAAGTTTTAAATTTACAAAACATGTAGCTTCGTTACTTCTTTTAATTTTATTTTATATATCATGCAAGAAAGTATTAAAAAAAACAAATTTGTATCGAATTTTATAGATTATTTGTATTAATAAAAAAATTATGAGATATTCGTAAGTATTCGTAAATATCTACAAATATCTACATATTTTTTGAATATAATTTTCGAAACAAAGCAAATCGAAAAATTAAATATCCGTAAGCAAATCATAAAAACTGAAAATTCGGCTAGTATTCGATCTGTAGCCAACCCTAACCGAGAACATACGATCATCATTTATAATCTTCGTATGTACATGCAAAGTTGTTTCATGTCGCCGTGATCTCGCTTACAATTGTAGTTAAGCTTGTTTGTGTATCTTATGAAACTAGCAACATCAACTTGTAAGACTAATTTACTTTAACTTAATTAATCACAAACGAATGACTGAAAAGCCCATATGCAACAAGTAGTATCACGACAATGAAGAAGCTTGTCAAACAAGCAAAATTCAACTTGTATGATTCACCGAACAATAATTAAGACAACTACAATTACCGACTCTCTAAGCTATCGATCTTAATGGAACAAAGATAACAACATCATATACGCATACGCCATCTTGGTTTCAATAATTCATATCACAAATTAATCTCTGTTCCTGGAAAACCAGTAAGCAAATCAGCAGAAATCTGCAACGTCGTCATATAAGACTCCACTGGTTCATTGGGCTTAGAGTTCGAGTGTGCTATTGGCTCAAATAACATGCTTGTGTATACTCTGTTTCTCTAGAGTACTAACACCTGGCTTGTTCATGAATTTTCTTATAGTAAGACCTTGTTGGTTTCTGTGGTTCTTTCTCTCTCCACGATATGCCCATCAGATCACATGACTGCGATGGGTGTTCAAATAGTCGAATACAAAGCATGATGTTTGTTAATTATCATTATTCAAGAGCGATTACAAATATCACCGACATGTTATCATGGATTCATAAGGATACTCAAACATTGCAAAGTGAAGTTAATCATGACGAAGTTTGTTATTATTAACTTCATAATGTTTGTTACAACTTTGTTTCATATTTATACTAAGGATCTCGATTTAACCAACATGTTAACCGATTTATCTATTAAGTCTAATAATACTCTCTTATTCTGCGGTCCAGTGCATTATTTATGTTGAACATTCGTTTTGAGAGCTGATACTATTTGCTTTCGGTTTCGTGCACTCATATAACAACCAGAACGACCCTCACTGCAGTTGATAAGAAATAAAAAAAAAACTATACTTATATGTTACATAGTTTTATAACCAAACTTTACGTACCTAGAGTTTTCCAGCGAGCATAAATGCTCTGTAAGCAACATCCTTGACTTGATTCTGATCACCCCAAGCTTCCTTAAACTCATTAATCATCGAAGGTTTTAAAAGCTCTGCTCCTTGCTCCTTAGCCTTCACTAGAGGCTGCCAGGATTTAAAAAACCCTAAATACCCATCAAGCGAAAGCTTATGTGGAATCTCGAGAGCTTTAGGTCTTCCTTGAGTCCCCAATCTTATATTTTTGAAAGGAAACTCTATTGCCTTATAACCATCAAACGCCAAATTCATAGTCGGGGTTCTGTACGGTTTTGTTGAATCCACCAAACGTTTCATGATGGCATCAACCTTTGGGGTAACCACGAGGTCGTTGTAGACCCAAACCGCGATTATACCACCTTCTTTACGAAGAACACGTCTCACTATGGCATAGAATCTTTTAAGGTCGAAATAGTGAAGAGACTGAGCGGCTACAATGAGATCTATGGAGTTTTCTCCACCGAGTTTAGCCACTAGATCGTCGTCTGACATCGATGCTGGAGTGTGAAGGTATGTGACTTTTGGGTGCGGCTTTGCAAGACTGATTTGTTTCTCGTTTATATCAGTTGCCACCACTTTTTCGTAGTAATCAGCGACCTATTTACACATATATGATTGAGATCACGATTAGTTCGTAAAAATTAAAAGATTCAAGTATTTTGAAGGAAATGATGTGGCAAAGGCTTGAGATTTAAAAAAAACTATTTTGGTTTGTTGATAAATTTATAAGTATAGAAAAAATATAACAAAAGCATATGAAGTAGATGAGAAAGGTAACTTACCCCAAGAGCAGCCTGACCGTTGCCGGTCCCAACATCCCAAGCCACCTTATGGTTGCTGGTTCGACCAGCCAACACTTTGTACCATATTGTCGGATATTTTGGCCTTGCGTTCAAGTATTCATTAGCTTGCTTTGCCGTCAGAGTAGCCATTTGAGCCATTTTTTCGTTTTTTTTCTTTCTTTCTCGTTGCTTCTGGTTAATAAACTGCATTTCTGCTTCATGAGTTTACATATAATAGTCTTGAAAATTTGGAAGGAACAAAAACAATCGAATCTCATACTCCACTCAAC
Proteins encoded:
- the LOC106308270 gene encoding putative methyltransferase DDB_G0268948, whose protein sequence is MQFINQKQRERKKKNEKMAQMATLTAKQANEYLNARPKYPTIWYKVLAGRTSNHKVAWDVGTGNGQAALGVADYYEKVVATDINEKQISLAKPHPKVTYLHTPASMSDDDLVAKLGGENSIDLIVAAQSLHYFDLKRFYAIVRRVLRKEGGIIAVWVYNDLVVTPKVDAIMKRLVDSTKPYRTPTMNLAFDGYKAIEFPFKNIRLGTQGRPKALEIPHKLSLDGYLGFFKSWQPLVKAKEQGAELLKPSMINEFKEAWGDQNQVKDVAYRAFMLAGKL
- the LOC106309219 gene encoding uncharacterized protein LOC106309219, which encodes MIWRLFTEAGSIWTTWVKQYLLREESFWDVIEGHSGSWVWKKLLQLHSLAKRFIRMEVHNGKLVRSWSDVWHPIGRLIEVVGDQGRLKLGIARTACIADVLLGNDWRFRNTRDKNVQNMIQQVRDFRLVLEESVEDSVLWKSNDKTYGKVFSVSSTLEMVRVRREHVPWHRLLWFAQGIPRFAFIVWLAIRDRLSTGVKMRAWDQVQGRLFCGEQEETRDHLYFVCPYTYTLWLEVIGTLLQPAPTPYWEENVNAIMAGSHDRDSLSRYRSIIYGEKEMIEDTAGLLNRWVSLQRSLIKP